The following proteins come from a genomic window of Maylandia zebra isolate NMK-2024a linkage group LG22, Mzebra_GT3a, whole genome shotgun sequence:
- the LOC101475752 gene encoding biotinidase has product MLFVIAVVYVYLASVVGVTDSTPDSWYVAAVYEHKVILNLDPRVPVSRHDALQHMQKNLDIYEEQAARAAQQGAQILVFPEDGIHGFNFTRLSITSYLETIPDPQEESWNPCMEPERHNNTEVLQRLSCMARRNNLYLVANMPDLQPCPLKTSPSSTCPPDGRWQFNTNVAFRSDGLLVARYHKHNLYFEASCDTPPEPEIITFDTPFAGKFGLFICFDILFHDPTVLLVQRGVRQLIFPTAWMNQLPLLDSIQFQQAFSLGANVTLLAVNIHNDRLIMTGSGIYTPFSATYHHARKGDPEEGRLLVARVPVLEPPEVEAGGGESTISVATDSGYCYQDNCDDPPPPSYPTFISSMMYDTFTFVLLNETQGDVKVCNGTFCCRLQYRWLLQDHKELYALGAFAGIHTVNGRYALQVCAVVRCGGLDQSSCGQEVEEAESKMDFLLEGNFDTKYVYPSILTSRLVLEQPESLEKAADMRVTIKHSNTKGGLVTACLYGRMYHLDNE; this is encoded by the exons ATGTTGTTCGTTATAGCTGTTGTCTATGTTTATTTAGCGTCTGTTGTCGGTGTAACTGACTCCACTCCAGACTCGTGGTATGTTGCCGCTGTGTACGAGCACAAAGTAATCCTGAACCTAGATCCGCGCGTGCCCGTGTCCCGCCACGATGCCCTGCAGCACATGCAGAAAAACCTGGATATCTACGAGGAGCAGGCAGCCCGGGCAGCCCAGCAG GGGGCCCAGATCCTGGTGTTTCCAGAAGATGGTATTCATGGATTTAACTTCACTCGATTATCCATCACTAGCTACCTGGAAACCATTCCTGACCCTCAGGAGGAGAGCTGGAATCCATGCATGGAGCCAGAAAGACACAACAACACTGAG GTTCTCCAGAGATTGAGCTGTATGGCTCGTCGTAACAACCTCTACCTGGTGGCCAACATGCCCGACCTGCAACCCTGTCCCCTGAAGACCAGCCCCTCCTCCACCTGTCCTCCTGATGGGCGCTGGCAGTTCAACACAAATGTGGCTTTCAG GTCAGATGGTCTTCTGGTGGCACGCTACCACAAACACAACCTATACTTTGAGGCCTCCTGTGACACACCTCCAGAACCTGAAATCATAACATTTGACACTCCTTTTGCTGGGAAGTTTGGCCTCTTCATCTGCTTCGACATCCTCTTTCACGATCCTACAGTGCTCCTAGTGCAGAGG GGTGTGCGTCAGTTGATCTTTCCAACAGCCTGGATGAACCAGCTCCCCCTGCTGGATTCAATCCAGTTTCAGCAGGCATTCAGCCTGGGTGCCAATGTCACCCTACTAGCTGTCAACATTCATAATGACAGGCTCATCATGACAGGAAGTGGCATCTACACCCCTTTTTCTGCCACCTACCACCACGCCAGGAAAGGAGACCCAGAGGAGGGCAGGCTGCTGGTGGCCAGAGTGCCAGTTTTGGAGCCACCTGAGGTTGAGGCTGGTGGTGGTGAGTCAACAATATCAGTGGCTACAGACTCTGGATACTGCTACCAAGACAACTGTGATgaccctcctcctccctcctacCCCACCTTCATCTCCTCTATGATGTAtgacacatttacatttgtcCTCTTAAATGAGACACAAGGTGACGTTAAAGTGTGCAACGGCACTTTCTGCTGCCGCCTGCAGTACAGGTGGTTACTGCAAGACCATAAAGAGCTCTATGCTCTCGGCGCATTTGCAGGAATACACACAGTCAACGGACGTTACGCACTGCAG GTTTGTGCAGTAGTCCGTTGTGGAGGGTTGGATCAGAGCTCTTGTGGACAGGAAGTGGAAGAAGCAGAGTCTAAaatggacttcctgttggagGGGAACTTTGACACCAAATACGTGTACCCATCTATTCTGACAAGCCGACTGGTCCTGGAGCAGCCCGAGAGTCTGGAGAAAGCTGCAGACATGAGAGTGACCATAAAACATTCAAACACGAAGGGTGGCCTGGTCACTGCCTGCCTGTATGGACGAATGTACCACCTGGATAATGAATGA